Proteins encoded by one window of Salvelinus sp. IW2-2015 unplaced genomic scaffold, ASM291031v2 Un_scaffold3385, whole genome shotgun sequence:
- the LOC112075778 gene encoding cytosolic purine 5'-nucleotidase has protein sequence MDMCYGMMGSLFRSGSRQTLFASQVMRYADLYAASFINLLYYPFSYLFRAAHVLMPHESTVEHAHIDTDTESPLATRNRHCTDSKDPECCSNRNHSQLTRSISEIKPPNMFPQTPQEITHCHDEDDDEEEEE, from the exons ATGGACATGTGCTATGGTATGATGGGTAGTCTGTTCAGGTCTGGCTCCAGACAGACTCTGTTTGCCTCTCAGGTGATGCGCTATGCTGACCTGTACGCTGCTTCCTTCATCAACCTCCTGTACTATCCCTTCAGCTACCTCTTCAGAGCGGCTCACGTACTG atGCCCCACGAGTCAACGGTGGAGCACGCGCACATCGACACGGACACCGAGTCCCCCCTGGCCACGCGCAACCGCCACTGCACTGACAGCAAGGACCCGGAGTGCTGTAGCAACAGGAACCACAGCCAGCTGACCCGGTCCATCAGTGAGATCAAACCCCCCAACATGTTCCCCCAGACCCCCCAGGAGATCACCCACTGCCACGATGAAGACgacgatgaggaggaggaagagtag